A region of the Mus musculus strain C57BL/6J chromosome X, GRCm38.p6 C57BL/6J genome:
TTTCTGTAACTGCAAGGCTTTACAACACCAATCTTAAGGAAGGAAATATTGTgtttaaagaaaattgattttacCATAATGTTAATGTTTAGTTCTCATTGAATTGCTGTTTGCTCTCTTTGGTCCTCTTTCAATAATCTTATGTAATCAAGGAAGACTTTAGAAGACAGTGTATTTTGAAAAGCTGTGTAATCGATGAATAAAATTTCTGAGGAAACAATTTTACGTATAAATAAAGCCTGAAAGAGACAAAAGGTTTCAGAGTACAAAAAGCCATACTGAGATgtgcttcccttctctctcccatttCATGAAATGAATGATGTCCAGTGTCTgaaccttccttcctttcactgCTCTTGTATTGAGCCTTCTGAAGCCCCTGCCCTCAGCTGAGGCTGATCACTGGCACTCTGTAGCACTGTTGGTATAAATATTATTACGTATAAAATATGCTTCTAGCTCCCGGGGCTTTGAGGGAAAATCACATCCAGAAAACTTTGAAATCTTGACAActgccatttgtttgtttgtttgtttggagggaAAAGCTGTAGCCTTGCAGTGGAACTCACAGGACAGCAAACATTTGGGAGGTCATCTCCATTTACTCTATGGGCCCTGGAGATTAAGCTGAGATTGTTAGATGTGGTGACAAGAACCTGCACTAAAcaagccatctcaacagcccccaAATTGCTTTCTACAAACTTGCAGGAGGTTTTATGTTCTGCTAGAGAGCCTATGGCTCTCTTCCATCTTATAGGGTGAGAAGGATTTGAGACTCTGGTCTGCATAATGTACACTCTTTTATAAAGGTCTATATCCACTTACCAGAGAATAGGAAGATGAAGTCAGGATAAAAAGGGAAAAACTGAAccccagtgtggtggtgcatgcctgtccTTAATCCCAGCTCACCAGAGGGCAAAGCAGTTGAcaaatcctgagttcaatgcccctACCCAACTCTCTCCCACACAAACAATAAACATTGTAGCTGCACATGAACCGGCAGCCCAGCTGATCTCAGAATAGTTTACcactagaggaaaaaaaatgctccTTCATGTGGACTTACCCAAAAAGACCACAGTCGTTTTagcccattggttttgcaaactttatatgcctcagtacaggggaacgccagggccaagaagtgggattgggtaggtaggagggaggggggagggtatgggggacttttgggatagcattggaaatgtaaatgaagaaaataataaataaatttaaaaaaaagaaaaacttgctTCTGGTAAGACAGGAAGGATGTCACACTACATTCTTTCTTCCCTCACTGGCCACACCCAGGTTCCTGACCCTGATTGGCTAGTTCATATTCATTTATTGCCCTGATTGGTTGATCGCCAGTCTCTATTTAAATTACCATGCTTCTATGTGGAATGTTTGGCAGATGCCTGACGACTAAGGTAGGTTTTCTCAGAGGGCTGCTTTAGACAAGTTAAACCAGGGCAGAATAGAAAAACGGGAAGATGAGTTGgtgatgtagttcagtggtagagcatttgtctaGGATATGTAAGGCCCTAAATTCCAGTCCAAgcaccagaagaaagaaaagaaaagcaggtgGCCTTCATAGGATAAGCCATTCTAGTGCCATCTGAGTACCTGGATATCTTTAGTTATGAGAGTTGACATGATGTTGTGTCTCCCCAAAAGCCTAGACAAAATTGTCATTTAGTACTGTGAGAGTACAACGTCGAGTACAATGTCAGTATTTATGAGGGAAACAATACTACCCCCAGCACAAGAAATCCCTAAAACAGCCAGATGCTCCTAGATTTCCTCAGTGGTAGAGGAGGAAATGGCCTCTGCCCAAGACAGTGCTTTACTACATCAGACAGATAAAGTGCCAAGTGTCTTGGTCTCCAAGGCCAGCCTTGGGTGCTCTACTATCAAAGGAGCTATATTTCCTCATTGTGAATCAtgttgtaatatccaaaataaattcaagactaccccgtaccttcccccttcaaaaagactttccaaactgtactagcaggctaagtacagagccagataaaaagctggctgactaaacaaatatagaaacatagtTTTAACAGTCAAAAACAAGATTAACAATTCCCCTGCCCAACCTCACACTAAAAACCTCAAGGACAGACAAAATGAGAGCCAgtctatacaaaccaaccaatgtctaaaaAGGTTATTGGCTATACCAATTAAAATAAGACAAACTACCCTGGTGCCTATATCTGGCCCTTACAAagttataaaaagtgtgttctttttttttgttccgGGTCTCTCCTCCGGCCTGCATGCTGAGAGGGGTTCCCTAACATGTTAGATAAGTAAAATCCTCATGCGTTTTGCAATGATGACGGTCTCTGCGGTCTttgtgtgagtgagggtcttttgacaagCTACAACAATGTCTGGTCCTGTTGTCTCACAGATTCTATTTGGCTTCATTCATATAATTTCCAGATGAACCCAGTAATAGTCACTAAATTCTTATGCATTCATTTCCTTATCAACCAAAACCCATCCTTTAGAGAGGTTGTATCACCACTGTATACTTGAACACCACATTCAAAACTGCACACCATGGGAATGCACCATAGCATAAGCCTATAAATCTAATCCAGTCAGcagactgagacaggaagatacCTTGAACCGGAGTTGGGGCCAGtctcaaaggcaaaaacaaaaacctacacaTGTACCGACACACTAACATATAATGAAATATCACACTGTGTACAGATATAAATTCAATGTGCATTTGtggggtgtatgtgtgagagtgtgtatattAAATTTTTGAGTGGCCTGGGAAAAGAGCTCAGTTGATAAACAGTAGCCTTGCAAACATGAGGCccaagttcaatctccagcactctGCTTGATGTCCAAAGCTAAGAAAGAAGGCAGGCTCTTGACCTCCCTGCTCTGAAGCAGTGGAGACAGCTAGTTTCCTGAAGCTCCCTTCCTAGCAATTTCATGTACCAAGGAAAAGTACTGTCTTAAAAATGAGGTGAATGTCTCCTGAGGCATGACACCTGAGATTGAACACTGGCCTCCATGTACAAGTGCATGAAAATGAACACCCCCACACTTCCACATACATTTaccttatttctattttaaaagaaataaaatgctaaaatgcctggaaagaaaaattccaCTTTCATGAAATGAAAGTATATTTTGAGTATAAAAACTCATTCtgattccttttccttttttttttttggctctagAAAAATAAGTTTTAACCTCTAAAAATATGCTGCACATTTATTCTACTACCTCATGAAAAACACCTTTGGGTCACTGTTGTTCAACACCAAGCCTGACTTCCTAAGAACTactttttctgatttttgtctCTTGCTTCCTGAACATATAACAGCCCTGCAGGTTTTTGGAATATGGTGGGAAAATAAAGATATGTACACAGTAGATTATCATCAAATTGGGGTGATCAATGCTGCCTGTCCTTAAACATTTACCTGGTCTCTCTACTTTATGACTCCTCTCTTTAATAGTAACTGATTGATTGTAAACCATGGTCATCTTGCCTACTCATTACTCCTCTCCAACTGTTCTTTGGTAATCATTATCCTATCTCCCTCCACAGTACTCCCTCTTCCCTCACTTATAAAATCAACATTCTTACATTCTGGTGAGAATGTAGGGGACTGTTCTTTTCTACCTGACACATCCAACAAGATCTTTCTGTGTGTCCTTCAATTCAGGACACATCCAGGAGGACTAGTAACATCAGTAGCCAACATGCTTTGGAGCCTCAAACACATCTCAGTTGTGTCATAGAAACCCTGTCATTGCTAATCCAGATATGTCTATGtccaggcttttctccatgtaaCTTTTCAAGGGACAAACAAGCCATAAGAGAAAATAGAATTTAATTTTAGGTGATTGGCTGGTGCTGTCCTCCCTCCTCAGGCTTAAAGTGTTCAAGCATATTTGCATCCCTAGTACCATGAAGAGAAGGTCTCATTCAGTGAACCTCGGAAAAACTAAGCACAAGCCAGAGGAGACATGCCAGGTGAGGTGACCTTCATGGGGCAGAGGTGTGGCCAGGGAATGCTATGGGGATTTAGATTTCTCAGTAGATGAATGCAGAAGCACTGTGGAGAAGCATCAGGTACACAGTAGGCCACACAATGTCAGAGGATCTTTCTCCAGCATCTCTGAACATGTTTGGTCTGTGAACTTGTGCTACAATAATTTGGTGTCTTCCAAATTACTCCAGAATATCCTGTTCCTAAAGGTACCTAAAGTTGGGAGGCAAACAATGAAACTCTTATCACATACTAAGAAGGAGACTGGACAGTGTGTCCATAGCTTCTCTCTTTGCTCTCACATCCACCCATCAGGAGCTTTCTCTAATTCCCACAAGTTGCGTGGAGGTGTAGGAGCTGAGGACATGCTCTAGGCTGAAGGGCACACATTCACAGCAGATTGGCTGTCAGATTGAAATTTTCCTGCTTTTCTAGGCCTTCGAGGATATCTCTAAATACTTCTCTAAGGAAGAGTGGAAAAAGCTGAGCCGTTCAGAGAAgatcacatatgtgtatatgaaaagAAACTACACCACCATGACTAATCTAGGTAagagtgagttctgggttcaGACAAGCCAGACCCTCCAGGCCCTCTCTATACTATGgcttctctgcctcttcttcaaGAGAAATGACATGTCAACTGCTGAATATCCTGCTCATTTTTATCCTATGCAGGGCTGAGGGCAGGCAACAGCCACTTTAGCATGCATCCCTGTAGCCTGCATTTGCTCCCCAGCAGGCCTTTGTTCAGGTGTACAGTGTTGTCTTATATCCTCCCAGAGCCAGCCCCTTGCATTCCTCTTCTCAGTTGTGTGATAAGGAAGAAACATTTTGCTTCTTTCTAGGCCTCAGAGCCCATCTCCCAGATTTCATGGAATCTAAGGAACGGGTCACAAAATCTGTGCTCAGTGATTCTGATGAAGTTTCCAGCCACGAGAGTCAAGGTGAGTAGACATGGAGGGGCTGTGCACATGAAAACTTTTCGGTCAAGTAGCAGTGAGGGTTGCAGACAAATCTTCCTGAGCTCGGTGCTGAGGGAAGAGTGATGTCAAAAGTTAAGTATATGGACACCACAAAAAAGTTAAATGTGCAAAAGGAGAATGTATATCTTCTTTGACAGTAggtaaatgttaaatatttagaTGCTTGGGTGGACCTGGAAGGAGGGTGAGATTGGTAAGAGGAGAATAGCCAGCTTCAGTTGTGGCTGATTTGTTTAAAGACATCAGAGAGATATGAAACACTTTGAGTGCTAATATTGAGCTCCACGTGCACCCAGTACAAGTTTCTATGAGTGTCCATGCTTGAAATACTTCTTTTTTATAAAGCTATGTATTTCCTGAAAAATACTATTCATGAATCACAGtaataactataattttaaacaataaaGTCTATCTAAACCTTCAGAATCTGTATCATAACAGCACATActcaaataaaagaaagacaaatgctacCTATTATTACATCAAGATATATTAATGGAATACAGCTTGTGCTCTCAATTGAATTTTATTCTATATGTTCACCCTGGAAAGGAGTTGTCTGTTTATGTGTTCAGAAACACAGTCTATATCCTTTCCACGCTGGCATTGAGTTCCTAGACTCCAGGAATCATCCTGACTAAATAGAGGCAGGGACTGGAGGCAAGCAGACCATGCCTAGCACAGAATAGTATTAGATCATTTTCCTACTCTACATGcatgacacatacacagacacacagatgaatacatatatttctcACAGACTGGGTAAGAGATAGAATATAGGTGAaaggggacacagagacagtagtATGGAATTTTTAAGATTGGGCCTCATGCTACAGCTCCCAGATGGCCTCAGACTTAAGATAGTTCCCTGGACTTAGTTTCCTTAATGATCAGACATAGGCTTGATCTACCATGTGAGCTTCAATTGCACAGGCCTTGTGTATTTGATTAGCATACATAGTCATCAACAATATGGTCAAATGGGTTCCCTAGCTCTTCTGTTCTGGCTTCTCagctctaaaaagaaaagaaataaaaaagaagagaaagaaagaataaataaataaataaaagccataaAAATTTCCAGTATTCCTGTAACTCTGAAGTTAAGCAAGCCAGATTCCATAGGCTACCACAGTAAATATAATAGATTCATAAATGTGGAGCTTGATCTCTACAAGTTGGTTTTGTTGATGCCATTTTTTGTTCCAGTTTTTACTTTAAACAGTCTGTTTATGCTGTTTATGGAAAATTCCAGCATCTCTGAGCTAAATTACCAATCCTTTTGTTACCCATAGTAACCTAATTAAGTGCTTCACTGCAGTCAGTGTCTCAGCTAATATATGCACTCTCAGGTACATGTTGGATGAAATAGGTTACAAGGGAAGGCTCTTATTGAACTGGTCTTTGGTCCAGAGTGGGGAGGATCTGCTGTCTTGGTCTGTCTGTGTTAGAAGATGTTAAGAACAAGTGCTTGACAAAAAGCTCATGGACACTTGTGAGGTCCAAGCTCTATACTTTCTGATGAAACAAAACTCTTAAATCCTCTCAGCACCCAGCTCCCATGTACTAACCCTTCTCAATCTCAGGACTCAGAAGACCAGTGAGTCATCAGTTAAGGGAAAAGAAGAAGCCTGTGATATATGAAGAAATCAGTGACctggaagaagaagatgaagatgaagaagaaggggaaggggaagaggaagaagaggaaaaaggaggaggagaaggaggaggaggaggaggaggaggaggaggaggaggaggaggaggagaaggaggaggaggaggaggaggaggaggagaaggaggaggaggagaaggaggaggaggagaaggaggaggaggagaaggaggaggaggaggagatggagaaggagaaggagatgaaggaggagaaggagaaggagaaggagaaggagaaggaggagaaaagactGGAACTGTAAGTGACCCTATGACACATTTTGTATACCCTGGGTTATATACATTTCTCCTATAATATGGGATCCCACATGGTCATGAGGACCTGACAATCATCCACTTGTAGTCCTCTGTGGTGCACTATAATGGCTGAATGCAATATCCCATGCTCTGTCAACTCCCTGTTAATTATGTTAGAACCTTTTCCACCCAGGATGCTGCAGGCTTCTAAATCCCAGGTCAGCTCTTAATGTgcaggccacaccttctgctaacCAAGGAACTCAGAGACCATTGAGACAGTCACTGAGTTCTTAGCAGAGGCTTTGTTTGGGGAACATGGACTCCAAGTTCTTGCAGAACAGGAACATGCATGTTTTGCAGTGACAGAGGGGGAGTTGAAGGTTCTCTCTGATACTTGCTTTTTTCCCTGCCTTTCTGTCTCAGATAAGAGGAAGAATCCCGTGGTGTGAAGAAGATCATCATAGGCCTCAAGATTATGGGCACAATTCTAAAATCCTAAGCatcagaaagaaaaattctcagCACAGAAAGTTAAGCATCATTGTACCTTCTAAGTGCTAAGGACTGTCTTTGTACTGAGTTTTTACTCTATATGCACTGTTCTTGGCGTGTCCATGTACTTCTCTTAACATTGCTCTTATTGTTTCAAGCACTGTGTTACCACGTCTCTTGCTTTTCACCAGTTCATTAGCATTCTTCTTCACAAGAACTCTATAAGCATCTTACTCCATACCTTCTACAAGCATTATCCTTATTAATTGTGAACCATAAGTAGTGATCCTATTTTGCCTGAACCACTCTCATAGCTCTACTCATACAATATACCCTGAGTTACTttagcattgtttttattgtgatAAGCACCCTGTATGATGTTACCATCCTattgagaaagaaaaattagCAATGCATACTTCTGTGTGTCTGACACATAGTTTATGAAACAAGCAATGGCAGTCCTCTGCACAGAACATCACTACTCTTGTCTCACATATGATGGGTCTATTAATGGAAGTCACATATGCTTAAGCCTGGTTTTTATTTCTCTGCATTTGCATCCATAGAGGTTATCACTGTGGGCATCTGTAACCATCTTTGCCTTACCACAAAGGAATCTgggaaaaatttttttcaagtttccTGTCTGGTACAATCCTCATACTTCAAAGGCCCATATCTATGTACCCAAGCTCAGGCACTACCAGGAGAGATTTGCACTAttgcttcttctttctcttgtgtgCACATAGTAGAGATGTTAAGGACAAACTTTAGAGCCAGGTTTGCCGTACTAAACTTCTCATTCTTTAAAAAACCACCTGATGTGTACTGTGATGGCTTAGAGCTGGAAGAGACATGGGGATGTGGTGTGACAGACAAATACAAATGCCCAAGTAGATGTGTTCCCTAGAACATCTTTCATCCTGCCCTAGATGAGGGCTGGAGACACAGACAGATTTGAGTCATCTTGCTGCAGCTCCTGGACACATCCATTATCAGCAGGATAGGAGGTGGCACTGACTTTGGGTCTCACTTGGTTGATAGGGGAGAGAGAATTGAATTTGTCTAGGTTATGGTCCTAATACCCAGTTTGGGGATCATTTTCCAAGATAAGGAGTACTCAGTGAGAGGGAATGCATCAAAGGAAGGTCAAGAGTGTTTTGGGGAATTGGGTAGTGGTGAGAGAGCTATGTAAGCTGTGCAGAAGAGGGTCGGCAGAGAAGCAAGCAAGAACCATGGCAACCACGTGCTGTCATTTTATTCTCCAGGGGAATAGGAACAGACCACATAGAAAATATACAATGatggtttgcttttgcttttctttgaaaagaaGGAATTCAGAGATTGTCTGACACATGAGACATTCATAGAAAGGGTGTTTCACAGTTACCGACTCAGGAcagaaaacttattttaaaataattttgcgGTGTACATATAGGGGTGAGAATAAGTCTCTGTGTAATCAGTTCATATCTCACAGCATATGGCTTCCGAAGATTTACTCAGTTAGTTTGTCTTAGTAGAGGGGATGGAGAAGGCCAGGGACCAAAGtcctctgaatcaactaagcaaggcacaTATGAGCTTACAGAGAGTGAGACAGCAAACATGGGGCCGACATGAGCCTgtcctaggtcctctgcataatATTACAGACAGTAGCttagtgtttttatgagatttctcACTGTGAGAGCCAGTGGGTCGCAtactcttgtgcctgctcttgggacactTTTTCTCCTGTAGGGTTTCTGTGTCTAACTTCAATATGATAGGCTTTGCTTcaacttattatattttattttgtcatgtttggttaaTAATTCTTAGAAACCTGTTCTTTTATAacgagagacagaaagggagtggatcctgAGGGGAGGAGAGGTGGGTGGGAAAAAATAGGAGGAGTACAGGGGTTGGAAAGTAAAATCAGGATATACTATGGAGAAAAGTATCtatgtttagaaagaaaaaaggaataaataaactACCCCAATTTTCTTTTATATCATGAGATGTTTTTCCCTCCAACTGTGACTGatagttttgctggttatagtagtctGGACTGAGTCTCTATGAACCTTTAGAACATCCATCCAGACCCTTTCAGAAACcctattgagaagtcaggtgttattGTAATGAGCCTCCTTTAATATGTGTGCTGGTCTTTTTCCTACGGCTTTTCATATCCCTTCTCAGTTTTGTACTTTTATCATTTTGAgggggatttctttttttattattacgtattttcctcaattacatttccaatgctagcccaaaagtcccccatgccctcccccccactcccctacccacccattcccactttttggccctggtgttcccctgtactggggcatataaagtttgcatgtccaatgggcctctctttccagtgatggccgagtaggccatcttttgaaacatatgcagctagagtcaagagctccagggtactggttagttcataatgttgttgcacctgcagggttgcagatctctttagctccttggatactttctctagctttgaGGGAGATTTCTTTTCTGACCCTATATGTTTgtagttgtattagtcagggttctctagagtgaCAGAACTTAGATAATGTCTCTATATTGAGGGGATTTAGTGTGATGACctatagtctgtagtccaactaacccaacaatggtcagctgtgagtgggaagtccaagaacctagtagttgctcagacccatgaggctagttgtttcagctggtcttttgTGGAAACAGATTCTAACTGATGTGCTGGTATGTaaatgcaagcaggtgaagaagagtgaatcttccttcttccaatgtcctatgtaggcctccagcagaagatgtggcccagattaaaggtgtgaactactatgcctggatctgggacttgctttttcccagactgaccttgaattcagagatctccttgcttcagtatcctgggattaaaggcatatattaCCTTGCCTGGGCTTAAGCTTTCATGACCACTATACCTCAAGATCtctatgccaagatccaggtcagaaatttgtgtcttccagcctcaagatctggatcacaggtgagccctccaattctggattgtagttcattccagatataatcaagttgacaaccaggaatagccattacagtagttttatatgtttcttgtatgttgattgacatctgttttttttttttttttagttcggggaagttttcttctatgatattaTTGAAGATCTAATCTATGCCATTGACCTGGATTTCTTCTCCCTCATCTATGCCCATATTTTGAAGGTTTAGTTTTCTCGTGGTATTTCACATTTACTGTAGGTTTCATTctcatttgtttgattcttttaaatttcttgctTATTTAGTCtagatacttttatttttcttccaataTCAATGTCCTGTCTTCTGTGTATGAGACTTTCCTATGAgttttctagtttttttgttgGGTGTTTAAATTCCACCATCAATTTAGCTTCATTGAGTTCTCTCCAGGATTTCTCTCTTGTCCAAATTAGAGTAGGGATAGATCTTGCTGGATGCAGAGTTTAGATGTAGCATGTTAGAAGACTATGTTAGCAGCAGAGTAGC
Encoded here:
- the Ssxa1 gene encoding protein SSXA1; this encodes MKRRSHSVNLGKTKHKPEETCQAFEDISKYFSKEEWKKLSRSEKITYVYMKRNYTTMTNLGLRAHLPDFMESKERVTKSVLSDSDEVSSHESQDKRKNPVV